The Triticum aestivum cultivar Chinese Spring chromosome 4B, IWGSC CS RefSeq v2.1, whole genome shotgun sequence sequence ggctctcttgatggaaataaaaccctatgtcctgctcttatttatattaatgaaGTCCTGTGCCTCTGCCTTGTGAGTAGTAGTTTGGGACGTACAAGTAGGAGATGAGCGGCGGGCCACAACACAGAAGGTGACCTAGAAACATGATAATTCGATACTATTTTCAGGTCATACAGCTTCCATACAACATCATGCCATATGAATTACCATATATAGTCAGCTTCCATGCAACATCACGCCACCATGGCGTCAACATCTCCAGTATGCTTCTTGCTAGGTGATTTCAGCAACGGCACCCCTGGTCGTTTAGGTATTTGCTGTGTACCTGGCATGTCAAATTCCACATGTCTTCAGTAATAGTTTGGGAAAGAAGAACTGGTCCACAAACAACCAGCGCTAATACAACAATTGTCCTATATTTCCATGCGAAATGACAACTGAGAAAAGATCAAACTAGATAAGCATGCAACGCTCGCCCTATATCTTAAATTATATGTCACGGCAGAAGTGTGAATTGTTCTGGTGAGAATTTCACCGTTAGCATCCCCAAATAGCTCGCGTTTGACTTGGAGCTGGATGTATATCATCTCACATCTCAGTGCTATATATCAACATAATGTGTTCAAAACCTCCCTATGTTCCCCCCCAAACAAGTCTTGAGATGAATATAGCATCATGACCTAGCATATCTTACAATGGATTATCCACCCTGAACCCCCCAATATCGATGTGTGTGAAATGACGATTCCGTCACCAACTCCATCAGGAAGAACATGGATTAATCTGGTAGTTTAGCATGTATCGTTGGAAGTAACAGAGAGCAAGGCAGGGGTGAAAATAAAGTAGAGTCAGTTACCTGGAGCAGTTTGGAGATATGCCGAGATGCTACTTGCGTCGAAGCCCCAGGCTAAACCAAGAGTCCTCTCGGCGCGAAACTCGGCCGCTTGCGTGATAGTCTTGGTCTGCATGTCAACAGCAAGCACCCAAGCTGTGTGTTCGCTTTGGCGGTAGTCAATCTTGGCGAGGAAGTGAAAAATGGCATCATTCTGCAGGCTGAGGGTGGGCAGGCCAACGTGGAGAGTCGACAAGGTTGGGAGGGTAGCCGCTGTGGTACCAGAATCAACCTTTATATGGGTGGAATCGAGGTTGCCTTCGGTGTGCCAGTCCTCGGGCCAGGACCGATTTGCCTTCTGGATGCTCCATGCCGCGACCTCCCAACGATGGGAGGGGGGCGTAGAGGAGCTTCTGTCGGGGTGAGGCAGCATCTCGACATACTTGATGGTGTTGCCAAGGACCGCAATGTTGCGATGAGACCTTGGATTGCCAGCGCCCACGTTGGGGCGGGGCCTGAGGGGCGGTGGCAGATTCAGGCAGCTGAGCGTGGGGCGTCCGGCGAGCACGTCGCAGAAGATGATGTTGCGCCAGAGATCCACCCAGGCCACGGTGCCCTTGGGTCCTCCAATGGTGAATGTCTTGGTTGTAGAGTGTTTTTGTGGAGATGAATCTATCACCACCGGCTTCTTGCTCCAGGTCTTGGTAGCAGAGTGATAGATGCAGAGCTGAGGAGATTTTTTACCCCAGAATAAGTGAGCTTGTGCGGCAACGACGAAGTGACCGAACTCTGCCTGTCCATGGGGGCGTAGGTTGCCGGTGCCGGTGCCTTTGTTGGGCTCGCGCATGATGGCGAGCGAGAAGCCGTTGATTTCGTGTTGTGGGCCAGGGTGCGGGAGGTGGTAAAGTTGGCAGTAGCAGGCGTCGTAGACGAAGTATTGGCGATTTCGGAGAAGCTGGGCATCGGTTGGACGCTTACCGGGGACGACGCATAGGAGGACGAGGCCGCCGTCGGTCTCGGTGGCCACGATGAAGGGCGATACGGCGAACTCGGTGTGGTCCATGTGGGTGGCGTGGACGCAGAACTAGGAGACgagcggcggggcgacggcgcagAAGGTGACCTGGAGTTGGCCCTTGAGCTTGGGGGCCTTCATATCGCAGAAGGCGGTGGTGGCGTTCTTGCGGTCGGCGAAGTAGGCCTTTGGATCGATGAGGACAAAGGGCggccgctcgccgccgtcgtcggGGCAGCCGTAATCGGGAGGTGTCGGCTTGCCGGCCATCGATCCACCCAGTCTGCAAGGTCGCCGTGAATCGATCCCAAATCGATTGCCTTGTTCAAGCTGGATGGATCACAAGATCGTTGCTTCGTGTCGGCGGGTGTGTGTGGATGGATTTATGGGGCGCGATGGATCCAGGTTGGGTGGGGAGATGGATTCGAGATGAAACCGAATTGCAGTGGGAGTCGGAGTAAAAAGGAGCCTACCCAAGTGctgcccagcccagcccagcccagtcCAGCCCGGGTTGGAGTGAAATTAAACATGCATGCAGGATGGAGGGCGCGTAGGAGGGCGAGGCCGCCGTCGGTCTCGGTGGCCAGGATGGAGGGCGCGACGAGGAACTCGGTGTGGTCCATGTGGGTGGCGTGGACGCAGAAGTAGGAAACgagcggcggggcgacggcgcagAAGGTGACCTGGAGTCGGCCCCTGAGATTGGGGGCCCCGGCCTCCATATCGATGACGGCGGTGGTGGCGTTCTTGCGGTCGGCGAAGTAGGCGCGTGGATCGATGAGGACGAAGGgcggccgctcgccgccgccgtcgtcgtcggggTAGCCGTAGGCGGGAGGAGCCGGTGGCCACTGCATGTCCtcctcttcgccgccgccgtcgggATAGCCGTAATCTGCCATCGGATCCCAAATTGTGTGGATGGATTTATGGGGTGGGATTGGCACGATCGATCCGTGTTGGGTGGGAAGATGAAATCGAATTGGAGTGGGAGTCGGGGTCAAAGGGGATCAATGAACgcaggcctccgccgccgcctgctgctggGAGGAGCGAGTGGGAGCGGTGGGTAGTTATTGCCGGGGCTAGGGTTTTATTCGGGCCTCCTCCTCCGACCGCCGCCACTTTGGGCTGCAACTTGGGCCACGCCCCAGCCCACGGCGAACCACCTCCCTATTTTGTTCTCTTCATTTATTATATTATATCCCCCTCAAAAAAATTATTATATTATATATGATCCTCAAAataattattattatatttatttctCAAGAAGAATATTATTATATATAAGGAAAACAAAACAGTTTAACATCAGCAGTAATACCAGGCACTGTCCGCGCGGCAAGCATGATAGGCAATCTTCAAAccgttcaaaaaataaaataagcaTCACTAGGTTCGTCGATCAGCAAGCGTTTACCTTTTTTTTTTACTAGGACAATGTCCGTGGTTGCCACGGGACAGCATAAAAATGTTGCACTGGTTGCTTTCGTCCCTGCAACTTCATCGCTTCTTCCATTTATTCTAATTTTTTTCGACATGCATCTTATTTCTCCTACCCCACCAAGACAAATTTTGATCTACCTTCGCCCTCTTTTATCATCGCCTACTCATTACTCTACCTTCGGTgtcatcacttcatacagttttaCTTGCACATGACAAGATAGCTCTAGGCCTAGCTTCTCAACAATGTATAAGTCGGGGCTAGGGTTTTACtcgggcctccacctcctcctcctcctgaccGCCACCACTTTGGGCTGCAACTTGGGCCACGCCCCAGCCCACGGCGAAACATCTCCCTATTTTGTTTTCTTCATTTATTATTATGTATATAATCCTCAAAAAAGTTATtattattgtaacatcccaaattttcaatttggaatgttatacatagtcattcatgcatatcatatttttctgcacattcgttttgcgatcctcgaaaatcTAATCAATGAAGATAGCTCTAGGCCTAGCTATGACAAGATAGCTCTAGGCCTAGCTtctcaatgttggaaatatgccctagaggcaataataaattggttattatcatatttccttcattggtgcgcgtcggtgctatataaacggcttttaacccctttccgcgacggaatttggaaccgtcgtcaagtgagtgtgggcgatagggggtccttcccacacgaccccgaaatcgtcggggataggccctcctgggacacaggctagagccgtgtgcgatcgggcgaggcaacgaaactcaatcatttccgtaggtatgtacatctcaCACGGTGAATCTCAAAAAAACATCGCGCgtccagttaataccctgctctcctctgaacaacaacgaaaacatcgctcttgtctaaaaaaacgaaaacatcactcaagaaaaactatgtagtgctcacacctcaaaaacacaaatacttctcgagctgcttggtcccagctgtcggccactccttgcgcaattctctcgtttattgactacataggttgacaatggtgtgggaccgtgatgtcaggaaaccaggaggaagcaaaaaaaatacagttgtagtatataataaggaggcacttgcgtacgtgcggctatggccctggttggtccccactatcatcctctccaagtaaagtcatctcctcattacTCATGTCTGTTGACCATGTTGATAACGCGAGATgacggcgccacggcgagcgcaacaactggAAGGACGATAGAGTGGGCCTCgggggccctacggatggtctgatacagcgcccgctgctcattcgggaagccaggatcataggtccacatgtccgcgacggcattgtcgttcgcttgttcaccggtgctcgttgacgaGACGGAGGTTGCAACACAGGCCCTCCTGCGCTgatagctcttccgccattagggcgtcgaagtgcggccgcacctgctctatggtgaacacggcatgaaccgatTTGGACAGTggtgccggctcctggtcggaagctacgttcatcgtctgattgtcgtcactcagctcggcgagctcgctggcgagccaacCTGTCTGGCTGCTGGATCGACCTACTGTCAAgcatgagtctgactgccctggcccacctagaccgcctccctcgcccgcgcatgCTTTCCGCCCGAAGCGGTCAGCGCCGCCCgtctcgcttcccggtgcaggcgattgctccgccttcaaacgacacaagtgttgtCCGTCcttccgtctgccgcccacattaatgatacgcgattgccgaggcggctactccggtgccacacgtctggccctctgccgcccaccattgctatataaactgctgcgccgaccatagccgcagtcatccgcatccgcttcctttctcctgtccacaccactactgcccaccatggcttcctcgcgctccagcgctcttcgggacgggcggatgacaaaccacaaggagatggcagccattgctgccgactccctggccggcaggcagccggaggacgacggcgtcccaatggagaacatggtagtcgacgatccgacgccaaccccctcctccgtgtcatccttgccggtgcattgcaccatgaccatcggcgaggcccgtgcccaatccATGGACACgctgaggcagaagcgtgaggagcagttccgggaggtgcaagccgacgccgcctacaaccaccatctcctccaggagcacctgcaggcggaggagcagatcgccacagagcgggcggagcaggaggtgctgctcgactcgtaccggtccgcccgcgagg is a genomic window containing:
- the LOC123090552 gene encoding uncharacterized protein — encoded protein: MDHTEFAVSPFIVATETDGGLVLLCVVPGKRPTDAQLLRNRQYFVYDACYCQLYHLPHPGPQHEINGFSLAIMREPNKGTGTGNLRPHGQAEFGHFVVAAQAHLFWGKKSPQLCIYHSATKTWSKKPVVIDSSPQKHSTTKTFTIGGPKGTVAWVDLWRNIIFCDVLAGRPTLSCLNLPPPLRPRPNVGAGNPRSHRNIAVLGNTIKYVEMLPHPDRSSSTPPSHRWEVAAWSIQKANRSWPEDWHTEGNLDSTHIKVDSGTTAATLPTLSTLHVGLPTLSLQNDAIFHFLAKIDYRQSEHTAWVLAVDMQTKTITQAAEFRAERTLGLAWGFDASSISAYLQTAPGTQQIPKRPGVPLLKSPSKKHTGDVDAMVA